The Marivirga tractuosa DSM 4126 genome contains the following window.
CAATAATAGTGATGGATTGCAAATACATGAATTGCAAACAACAAATCCATGGTTACTTTATGTTATTATAATTAAAAACCTATTTACGCTAGCCATGCTATTCAGTATTTTAGGATACGGTGTAGAAATTAGCAGAAATATTCAGCAAAATAGAACCTTTAGTAAACTTACTATTACAGCATTTGATAAAGTGAGTCAATTGGCAGTCATTTTGTTTTTTGTACAATTCATAAAATTAAGCACGACAAAAGTCGGCATAGGATTCGAATTCAGTTACTTGTTTTTGGCGTTTGGCGCCATCATTCTAACGCAGGTATTTAAGGAAGGTCACCGATTATTAAAAGAAAACGAATTAACCGTTTAAGCCATGCCAATAGTAGTGAATGTAGATGTCATGCTGGCTAAGCGGAAAATGCAATCCAAAGAATTAGCGGATAAGATTGGAGTTACGGTTGCCAACTTATCCATTTTGAAAACTGGTAAGGCTAAAGCGGTACGCTTTTCTACTCTTGAAGCTATTTGCAAAGCTTTGGATTGCCAGCCTGGAGATTTATTGGAGTATCAGGAGGAAGATTAGAAGTTTAATGGTTGGGTTTTATGTTTTAGTACCTTTCTGCTTACTTTTTATTTACAACCGTACAAAGCTCGACTTTCCACTTCCAGCCATCGCTGATCTGACCTGCCGTACTGACCTAAGCAGCCATCAACCTGTCAACATGCCAACATGAAAATCTGCCAACCTAATCAAACCCCAAACATAAAAAGCTACCATTCAATAAATTGTCTTTATTATAATGGAATCGCTCTTTTTCTTCATTTCCTGTAAAGACTTTCCCTCCTGCAGCTTCCAAAATGGCCTGGCCTGCACCAGTATCCCATTCCATCGTTGGGCCGTGACGATAGTAGATATCTGCTTTTCCTTCTGCTGCCATGCAAAATTTCAATGAGCTTCCTTTAGAGATGCTATTTTTCACATCATATTTCGCTAATAATTCATCTTCTTCAGGAGAAGCATGTGATGCACTTCTGACGGCTATTCTATCCGAATTTTTGTTATTTACTTTCAATTCCGTTTTTTTACCGCGCTCTTCTTTAAATGCGCCTAATTCACTTCCATAATAAAAGGTATCAGTTGCGGGAACATAGATAACACCCATTATGGTGAAATGATCTTTTATTAAAGCAATATTCACTGTAAACTGCCCATTTTTTTTGATAAATTCTTTTGTGCCATCCAGTGGATCAACCAACCAGAAAGTATCCCAGTCCTTTCTTTCTTCATAAGACATTTTTTTACCTTCCTCAGAAAGAATGGGGTATTGAACAGGAAGTTCTTCCAGACCTTTTTTTATAACCTTGTCCGCTGCTTCATCCGCCAATGTTAAGGGGCTGTCATCTGCTTTATAGTCTACCACTTGGCTAAGGTCTGCATCGGTGTAAATTTTCATGATGGCAGCTCCTGCATTTTTGGCAATAACCTTGACTTCTTCTACTAAATTCTCAATTTTCATATAATAAACTTCTTGATTTTTAATTCCGAATAGGAATTTCATAAATTTTTTTTCTTCAAAATCGCCCTCTATTAGCCTACAAACCCAATAGAGTTTAAATATTTTTGGAGAACTGCAAAATTACGCAAGAAATGCTTATAAGTATAATTTTATCCTATTAACTTTGCCAAAAATTATATGAGTTTGGAAAATATATATCCCATATTCGATACTATTTTGAGCCGTTCCGATAAGGAAAAAATGCTCAAGCAAAAATCCATTGTTATTTGGATGGTGGGTCTGTCCGGTTCAGGAAAAAGCACCTTGGCAAGAGCACTTGAAAACAGCTTGCATGAAGAAGGCTATCTAACGCAATTGTTGGATGGGGACAATATGCGAACTGGCATCAATAATAATTTAGGCTTTAGTCCTGAAGACAGAACGGAGAATATTAGAAGAGCAGCGGAAACCGCAAAGCTTTTCATGAACGCTGGTTTGGTCACGATCTGTTCTTTTATAAGCCCTACAGATGAGATCCGGAAAATGGCAAAGGAAATCATTGGTGATGGATATGTTGAGGTTTATGTGGATTGTCCTGTGGAGGTTTGTGAAGAAAGAGATGTGAAAGGACTTTATGCTAAGGCAAGAAAAGGTGAAATTCCTGATTTTACAGGTGTAAGTGCCCCATTTGATGCCCCGAAAAATCCTGAAGTGGCTGTTGATACGGCAAACCAAACATTAGAGCAAAGTCATCAGGAATTAGTTAAAGCAATTATTGAAAGAATTAAATATTAATTAGAGTCCGTTAAACAATCAAAATATTGCTCCAATTTTGGGGCTTACGGCAAAATAAAAGGCAATACATCTTAGAATTAAATTTTTGAATTTACAATATATGTCATCTTACAATTTATCACATTTAGATCAATTAGAGTCAGAAGCTATTTACATTTTTCGTGAAGTAGCGGCTCAATTTGAAAAACCGGTTATTTTATTTTCCGGTGGAAAAGACTCCATAACCATGGTGCATTTGGCTCAGAAAGCCTTTTGGCCTGCTAAAATACCTTTTCCATTATTACACATCGATACGGGACACAATTTCCCAGAAGCTTTAGAGTTCCGTGATAATTTGGCGGAAAGATATAAAGTGAATTTGGATGTTGGTTTAGTTCAGGATTCTATTGACAAAGGAACCGCAGTAGAAGAAAAAGGACTTAATCCAAGTCGAAACACTTTACAATCTATCACCTTGCTGGAGAAACTGGAAGAAGGTCAATATGACGCAGCATTTGGTGGAGGACGTAGAGATGAGGAAAAAGCCAGAGCAAAAGAAAGATTCTTCTCCCACAGAGATGATTTTGGACAGTGGGATCCCAAAAACCAGCGACCAGAATTATGGAACCTTTATAATGGCAAGAAAGCCCCAGGCGAGTCATTTCGAATTTTCCCTATCAGTAACTGGACTGAAATGGACGTTTGGCAATACATTAAAAAGGAAAAGATTGCTTTGCCAAGCATTTATTTCTCTCACAAAAGAGAAGTAGTGAACAGAAATGGTGTATTGATTGCCAAATCTCCTTACAATACTCTTTTGGATGGAGAAGAATATGAGGAAAGAGTTATTCGAT
Protein-coding sequences here:
- a CDS encoding DUF2975 domain-containing protein codes for the protein MKKNIILSVSLVSMQILRILISLFAAVHVVIVMGFLVNDFPLQENIFGMQSLIFNNSDGLQIHELQTTNPWLLYVIIIKNLFTLAMLFSILGYGVEISRNIQQNRTFSKLTITAFDKVSQLAVILFFVQFIKLSTTKVGIGFEFSYLFLAFGAIILTQVFKEGHRLLKENELTV
- a CDS encoding helix-turn-helix domain-containing protein; the protein is MPIVVNVDVMLAKRKMQSKELADKIGVTVANLSILKTGKAKAVRFSTLEAICKALDCQPGDLLEYQEED
- the cysQ gene encoding 3'(2'),5'-bisphosphate nucleotidase CysQ yields the protein MKFLFGIKNQEVYYMKIENLVEEVKVIAKNAGAAIMKIYTDADLSQVVDYKADDSPLTLADEAADKVIKKGLEELPVQYPILSEEGKKMSYEERKDWDTFWLVDPLDGTKEFIKKNGQFTVNIALIKDHFTIMGVIYVPATDTFYYGSELGAFKEERGKKTELKVNNKNSDRIAVRSASHASPEEDELLAKYDVKNSISKGSSLKFCMAAEGKADIYYRHGPTMEWDTGAGQAILEAAGGKVFTGNEEKERFHYNKDNLLNGSFLCLGFD
- the cysC gene encoding adenylyl-sulfate kinase — its product is MSLENIYPIFDTILSRSDKEKMLKQKSIVIWMVGLSGSGKSTLARALENSLHEEGYLTQLLDGDNMRTGINNNLGFSPEDRTENIRRAAETAKLFMNAGLVTICSFISPTDEIRKMAKEIIGDGYVEVYVDCPVEVCEERDVKGLYAKARKGEIPDFTGVSAPFDAPKNPEVAVDTANQTLEQSHQELVKAIIERIKY
- the cysD gene encoding sulfate adenylyltransferase subunit CysD: MSSYNLSHLDQLESEAIYIFREVAAQFEKPVILFSGGKDSITMVHLAQKAFWPAKIPFPLLHIDTGHNFPEALEFRDNLAERYKVNLDVGLVQDSIDKGTAVEEKGLNPSRNTLQSITLLEKLEEGQYDAAFGGGRRDEEKARAKERFFSHRDDFGQWDPKNQRPELWNLYNGKKAPGESFRIFPISNWTEMDVWQYIKKEKIALPSIYFSHKREVVNRNGVLIAKSPYNTLLDGEEYEERVIRYRTLGCMTITGAVESDADDLDKIIEEVAAARQTERGGRADDKRSEAAMEERKRQGYF